Proteins from a genomic interval of Gossypium hirsutum isolate 1008001.06 chromosome A09, Gossypium_hirsutum_v2.1, whole genome shotgun sequence:
- the LOC107889450 gene encoding putative deoxyribonuclease TATDN1 isoform X1 produces the protein MAPIRMIDIAVNFTDGMFKGIYNGKQHHVSDIATVLSRAWNAGVDRIIVTGGSLEESKEALAIAETDGRLFCTVGVHPTRCKEFEESGDPKKHFQALLALAKEGIQKGKVVAIGECGLDYDRLHFCPPEVQKKYFEKQFELAYATKLPMFLHMRAAAEDFCEIMERNINKFTGGVSHSFTGSAEDRDKLLSFHNMYIGVNGCSLKMAENLDAVRGIPVERMMIETDSPYCEIKSTHAGINFVKSLWPSKKKEKYDKECLVKGRNEPCLVLQVLEVIAGCKGITDIDLFSATLYQNTCRVFFPHDLDAAADALLAGRNESQ, from the exons ATGGCGCCAATACGGATGATAG ATATCGCTGTCAACTTCACAG ATGGCATGTTTAAAGGCATTTATAACGGCAAGCAACATCATGTTTCTGATATTGCTACTGTTCTGAGTCGAGCTTGGAACGCTGGCGTCGATCGAATTATC GTTACGGGTGGTTCCCTTGAGGAGTCAAAGGAAGCTCTTGCTATTGCAGAAACTGATG GGAGGCTTTTCTGCACAGTTGGAGTGCACCCAACTAGATGCAAG gaGTTTGAAGAGAGTGGGGATCCTAAAAAACATTTTCAAGCTCTTTTGGCATTGGCTAAGGAGGGAATTCAAAAAGGGAAG GTGGTTGCAATTGGTGAATGTGGATTGGATTATGACAGGCTTCACTTTTGCCCACCAGAAGTTCAAAAGAA GTATTTTGAGAAGCAGTTTGAATTAGCATATGCCACAAAGCTGCCCATGTTTCTGCATATGCGTGCAGCTGCAGAAGATTTCTGTGAAATTATGGAACGAAATATTAACAA GTTCACTGGTGGGGTTTCTCATTCATTTACCGGTAGTGCTGAAGACCGTGATAAGCTTCTCTCATTTCATAACATGTATATAG GTGTAAATGGATGCTCTCTGAAGATGGCTGAAAATCTTGATGCTGTGAGGGGCATACCTGTTGAAAGAATGATGATTGAGACTGATTCTCCATATTGTGAAATCAAGAGTACTCATGCTGGGATTAATTTTGTGAAATCCTTATGGCCTTCTAAGAAGAAAGAGAAGTATGACAAAGAGTGTCTTGTTAAAGGGCGTAATGAACCTTGTTTAGTGCT GCAAGTTCTTGAGGTGATAGCTGGCTGTAAAGGAATCACTGACATTGATCTGTTTAGTGCAACATTGTACCAGAACACCTGCAG GGTTTTTTTCCCTCATGACTTGGATGCTGCAGCTGATGCTCTTCTTGCTGGTCGGAATGAAAGTCAATGA
- the LOC107890326 gene encoding RING-H2 finger protein ATL70, whose protein sequence is MNSTSDANDGLLGSNNIGGFGYGIGVSVGILLLITTITLASYFCTRTQPPQGAPARRTRQEPNIDPDSFVVDVGLDEETIKSYPKLLYSEAKLQKKDSTASCCSICLADYKSTDMLRLLPDCNHLFHLKCVDPWLRLNPTCPVCRTSPIPTPLSTPLAEVVPLSTRQGG, encoded by the coding sequence ATGAACTCCACGTCCGACGCTAATGATGGACTTCTCGGATCCAACAACATTGGTGGGTTTGGATATGGCATCGGAGTTTCTGTTGGAATCCTCCTGCTTATCACCACCATCACCTTGGCTTCCTACTTCTGCACCCGGACTCAACCGCCGCAGGGAGCACCGGCCAGGAGGACCAGACAAGAGCCTAATATTGATCCCGACAGCTTCGTTGTCGATGTAGGCCTCGATGAGGAAACCATAAAGAGCTACCCGAAGCTGCTTTACTCTGAGGCGAAGCTCCAGAAGAAAGATTCTACAGCTTCATGTTGTTCCATATGCTTGGCGGATTACAAGAGCACTGACATGCTTAGGCTGCTGCCTGACTGCAACCATCTTTTCCATCTCAAGTGTGTTGACCCTTGGTTGCGGTTGAACCCAACATGTCCGGTTTGCCGGACATCTCCCATCCCAACGCCCTTGTCCACGCCTCTTGCTGAGGTGGTTCCATTGTCAACCAGACAAGGTGGTTGA
- the LOC107889453 gene encoding uncharacterized protein isoform X1 produces MEMIQYNRFIETLVLLSCCLVVPLTVANDVRYCDNAKYDVKVHGVIQSLGEACDLIICNNRCSNIWGTLVIEFSYFGWHIYGETHNLRDETSYLVSRGGFIQIHTF; encoded by the exons ATGGAGATGATCCAGTACAATCGGTTCATCGAAACTCTCGTGCTCCTATCGTGTTGTCTGGTTGTTCCGTTGACCGTCGCCAATGACGTCAGATACTGCG ATAATGCTAAGTATGATGTAAAGGTTCATGGAGTGATCCAATCGCTAGGGGAAGCTTGCGACCTGATTATCTGCAACAACCG ATGCAGCAATATCTGGGGGACATTGGTGATCGAGTTCTCATATTTTGGATGGCACATTTACGGTGAGACTCATAATCTTCGTGATGAGACATCCTATCTCGTTTCTAGGGGTGGTTTCATCCA GATTCATACTTTCTGA
- the LOC107889450 gene encoding putative deoxyribonuclease TATDN1 isoform X2: MFKGIYNGKQHHVSDIATVLSRAWNAGVDRIIVTGGSLEESKEALAIAETDGRLFCTVGVHPTRCKEFEESGDPKKHFQALLALAKEGIQKGKVVAIGECGLDYDRLHFCPPEVQKKYFEKQFELAYATKLPMFLHMRAAAEDFCEIMERNINKFTGGVSHSFTGSAEDRDKLLSFHNMYIGVNGCSLKMAENLDAVRGIPVERMMIETDSPYCEIKSTHAGINFVKSLWPSKKKEKYDKECLVKGRNEPCLVLQVLEVIAGCKGITDIDLFSATLYQNTCRVFFPHDLDAAADALLAGRNESQ; the protein is encoded by the exons ATGTTTAAAGGCATTTATAACGGCAAGCAACATCATGTTTCTGATATTGCTACTGTTCTGAGTCGAGCTTGGAACGCTGGCGTCGATCGAATTATC GTTACGGGTGGTTCCCTTGAGGAGTCAAAGGAAGCTCTTGCTATTGCAGAAACTGATG GGAGGCTTTTCTGCACAGTTGGAGTGCACCCAACTAGATGCAAG gaGTTTGAAGAGAGTGGGGATCCTAAAAAACATTTTCAAGCTCTTTTGGCATTGGCTAAGGAGGGAATTCAAAAAGGGAAG GTGGTTGCAATTGGTGAATGTGGATTGGATTATGACAGGCTTCACTTTTGCCCACCAGAAGTTCAAAAGAA GTATTTTGAGAAGCAGTTTGAATTAGCATATGCCACAAAGCTGCCCATGTTTCTGCATATGCGTGCAGCTGCAGAAGATTTCTGTGAAATTATGGAACGAAATATTAACAA GTTCACTGGTGGGGTTTCTCATTCATTTACCGGTAGTGCTGAAGACCGTGATAAGCTTCTCTCATTTCATAACATGTATATAG GTGTAAATGGATGCTCTCTGAAGATGGCTGAAAATCTTGATGCTGTGAGGGGCATACCTGTTGAAAGAATGATGATTGAGACTGATTCTCCATATTGTGAAATCAAGAGTACTCATGCTGGGATTAATTTTGTGAAATCCTTATGGCCTTCTAAGAAGAAAGAGAAGTATGACAAAGAGTGTCTTGTTAAAGGGCGTAATGAACCTTGTTTAGTGCT GCAAGTTCTTGAGGTGATAGCTGGCTGTAAAGGAATCACTGACATTGATCTGTTTAGTGCAACATTGTACCAGAACACCTGCAG GGTTTTTTTCCCTCATGACTTGGATGCTGCAGCTGATGCTCTTCTTGCTGGTCGGAATGAAAGTCAATGA
- the LOC107889450 gene encoding putative deoxyribonuclease TATDN1 isoform X3 has product MAPIRMIDIAVNFTDGMFKGIYNGKQHHVSDIATVLSRAWNAGVDRIIVTGGSLEESKEALAIAETDGRLFCTVGVHPTRCKVVAIGECGLDYDRLHFCPPEVQKKYFEKQFELAYATKLPMFLHMRAAAEDFCEIMERNINKFTGGVSHSFTGSAEDRDKLLSFHNMYIGVNGCSLKMAENLDAVRGIPVERMMIETDSPYCEIKSTHAGINFVKSLWPSKKKEKYDKECLVKGRNEPCLVLQVLEVIAGCKGITDIDLFSATLYQNTCRVFFPHDLDAAADALLAGRNESQ; this is encoded by the exons ATGGCGCCAATACGGATGATAG ATATCGCTGTCAACTTCACAG ATGGCATGTTTAAAGGCATTTATAACGGCAAGCAACATCATGTTTCTGATATTGCTACTGTTCTGAGTCGAGCTTGGAACGCTGGCGTCGATCGAATTATC GTTACGGGTGGTTCCCTTGAGGAGTCAAAGGAAGCTCTTGCTATTGCAGAAACTGATG GGAGGCTTTTCTGCACAGTTGGAGTGCACCCAACTAGATGCAAG GTGGTTGCAATTGGTGAATGTGGATTGGATTATGACAGGCTTCACTTTTGCCCACCAGAAGTTCAAAAGAA GTATTTTGAGAAGCAGTTTGAATTAGCATATGCCACAAAGCTGCCCATGTTTCTGCATATGCGTGCAGCTGCAGAAGATTTCTGTGAAATTATGGAACGAAATATTAACAA GTTCACTGGTGGGGTTTCTCATTCATTTACCGGTAGTGCTGAAGACCGTGATAAGCTTCTCTCATTTCATAACATGTATATAG GTGTAAATGGATGCTCTCTGAAGATGGCTGAAAATCTTGATGCTGTGAGGGGCATACCTGTTGAAAGAATGATGATTGAGACTGATTCTCCATATTGTGAAATCAAGAGTACTCATGCTGGGATTAATTTTGTGAAATCCTTATGGCCTTCTAAGAAGAAAGAGAAGTATGACAAAGAGTGTCTTGTTAAAGGGCGTAATGAACCTTGTTTAGTGCT GCAAGTTCTTGAGGTGATAGCTGGCTGTAAAGGAATCACTGACATTGATCTGTTTAGTGCAACATTGTACCAGAACACCTGCAG GGTTTTTTTCCCTCATGACTTGGATGCTGCAGCTGATGCTCTTCTTGCTGGTCGGAATGAAAGTCAATGA
- the LOC107889453 gene encoding uncharacterized protein isoform X2, with amino-acid sequence MLTQHHPTVFIASGSQNKHNAKYDVKVHGVIQSLGEACDLIICNNRCSNIWGTLVIEFSYFGWHIYGETHNLRDETSYLVSRGGFIQIHTF; translated from the exons ATGTTGACCCAACACCATCCAACAGTCTTCATTGCTTCGGGTTCTCAAAACAAGC ATAATGCTAAGTATGATGTAAAGGTTCATGGAGTGATCCAATCGCTAGGGGAAGCTTGCGACCTGATTATCTGCAACAACCG ATGCAGCAATATCTGGGGGACATTGGTGATCGAGTTCTCATATTTTGGATGGCACATTTACGGTGAGACTCATAATCTTCGTGATGAGACATCCTATCTCGTTTCTAGGGGTGGTTTCATCCA GATTCATACTTTCTGA
- the LOC107889454 gene encoding uncharacterized protein isoform X2, translated as MVVKMMRWRPWPPLVSKKYEVKLIVRRLEGWDLVGEGWEKPEKLKVEIRWKGPKASLSSLRRTVKRNFTKEIDGVDENGIVVWDEEFQTLCNLSAYKDNAFHPWEIAFSALNGLKQGPKSKVPVVGVASLNLAEHVSAAEQKELELNIPLILSTGAGELCPRLCISLSLLELRIAQEINEPVERALVPFASPLQSGETVAMEKDEISAIKAGLRKVKIFRESVSTRGAKKACREDEGSEGRCSARSDDGEYPLDTDSLDDSEEGESDEVKDDSVVRKSFSYGTLADANYAGGSVYSSMRVSEGDEDWVYYSNRKSDVGCSNVEDSAKLVSEPSLLQSSKRSILSWRKRKLSFRSPKGKGEPLLKKGYGEEGGDDIDFDRRQLSSDESHAPGWLKTDDDSSANRTSISEFGDDSFAIGNWEQKEVVSRDGRMKLKSEVFFASIDQRSERAAGESACTALVAVIADWLQNNHDLMPIKSQFDSLIREGSLEWRNLCENESYRERFPDKHFDLETVLQAKLRPLSVVPRKSFIGFFHPEGVDEGSFDFLHGAMSFDNIWDEISRAGAECQNSDLPEVYIVSWNDHFFVLKVDPEAYYIIDTLGERLYEGCNQAYILKFDRNTVIHKLPNVAQSSGDKSTGDQQVNGKEGCVAGAVGTKPEKSIKSEDSEEVVCQGKKACKEYIKSFLAAIPIRELQADIKKGLMAATPLHHRLQIEFHYTEFSQPLPETSASPMTTSMPLSVEVPLTEIAA; from the exons atgGTGGTGAAGATGATGAGGTGGAGACCATGGCCGCCTCTGGTTTCAAAAAAGTACGAGGTTAAGTTAATTGTAAGAAGATTAGAAGGGTGGGATCTGGTCGGGGAAGGTTGGGAGAAGCCTGAGAAACTAAAGGTCGAGATTCGATGGAAAGGTCCAAAGGCTTCCCTCAGTTCCTTAAGGCGAACGGTTAAGAGGAATTTCACCAAAGAAATCGACGGCGTTGACGAGAACGGCATCGTTGTGTGGGATGAGGAGTTTCAAACCCTTTGTAACTTATCGGCTTATAAAGACAATGCATTTCATCCTTGGGAGATCGCTTTCTCTGCCTTGAAT GGTTTGAAGCAGGGACCAAAGAGTAAGGTTCCCGTTGTTGGGGTAGCATCATTGAATCTTGCTGAACATGTCTCTGCTGCTGAGCAGAAAGAGCTTGAGTTAAACATACCTCTCATACTCTCCACCGGTGCTGGAGAGCTTTGCCCCCGACTCTGT ATATCGCTTAGCCTGTTGGAACTAAGAATTGCTCAAGAAATCAACGAGCCTGTAGAGCGAGCATTAGTGCCTTTTGCATCACCTCTCCAGTCTGGAGAAACTGTGGCCATGGAAAAGGATGAGATTTCTGCAATTAAAGCTGGTCTAAGAAAAGTGAAAATTTTTAGAGAGAGTGTTTCTACCAGGGGAGCGAAAAAAGCCTGTCGTGAGGATGAAGGCAGTGAAGGAAGGTGTTCTGCCAGGAGTGATGATGGCGAGTATCCATTGGACACAGATTCACTTGACGATTCCGAGGAAGGAGAATCGGATGAGGTAAAAGATGACTCTGTTGTCAGGAAGTCATTTAGTTATGGTACTCTTGCGGATGCAAATTATGCTGGAGGATCAGTTTACTCTAGCATGAGGGTCAGTGAGGGAGATGAGGATTGGGTGTACTACAGTAATCGTAAGTCGGATGTTGGCTGCTCAAATGTCGAGGATTCTGCTAAACTGGTGTCAGAGCCATCCCTACTGCAGAGTTCCAAGCGCAGCATTTTGTCTTGGAGAAAAAGGAAGCTGAGTTTCAGGTCTCCTAAAGGAAAAGGGGAACCATTGTTAAAGAAGGGCTATGGAGAAGAAGGTGGGGATGACATTGATTTCGACCGCCGGCAGCTCAGCTCTGATGAATCTCATGCACCTGGG TGGCTCAAGACAGATGATGATTCATCTGCAAACCGTACATCTATTTCTGAATTTGGGGATGATAGTTTCGCCATCGGAAATTGGGAACAGAAAGAAGTGGTCAGCCGTGATGGACGCATGAAACTTAAATCGGAGGTCTTTTTTGCTTCTATCGATCAACGGAGTGAGCGAGCAGCTGGTGAAAGTGCTTGTACAGCCCTTGTTGCTGTTATTGCTGATTGGCTTCAGAACAACCATGATCTGATGCCTATTAAGTCTCAATTTGATAGTTTGATCAGAGAGGGCTCATTGGAATGGAGGAACCTCTGTGAGAATGAATCCTACAGGGAGCGTTTCCCTGACAAGCACTTTGATCTTGAGACGGTTCTCCAAGCAAAATTACGTCCTCTTTCTGTAGTGCCAAGAAAGTCCTTTATTGGGTTTTTCCATCCAGAGGGTGTGGATGAGGGAAGTTTTGACTTTTTGCATGGTGCAATGTCTTTTGATAACATATGGGATGAGATTAGTCGTGCTGGTGCGGAATGTCAAAATAGTGATCTCCCCGAGGTTTACATTGTTAGTTGGAATGACCACTTTTTTGTCCTAAAGGTTGACCCAGAAGCTTACTATATTATTGACACGTTAGGAGAGAGGCTTTATGAGGGATGCAATCAAGCATACATCTTGAAATTTGACCGCAATACTGTAATTCACAAGCTACCAAATGTGGCTCAATCATCAGGTGATAAGTCAACGGGTGATCAACAGGTCAATGGGAAGGAGGGTTGTGTTGCAGGGGCTGTAGGAACCAAACCTGAGAAATCAATCAAGAGTGAGGACAGTGAGGAGGTTGTTTGCCAGGGTAAGAAGGCCTGCAAGGAATACATAAAGAGCTTCTTGGCTGCTATACCTATTAGGGAGTTGCAGGCGGATATCAAGAAGGGTCTAATGGCAGCAACACCACTGCATCACCGACTACAGATTGAGTTCCACTATACTGAGTTCTCGCAACCACTACCCGAGACTTCTGCTTCTCCAATGACTACATCCATGCCACTTTCAGTCGAAGTTCCATTAACTGAAATTGCTGCATAG
- the LOC107889449 gene encoding syntaxin-121 — protein MNNLFSGSFTRFRSEEGSPYHHAVQMTESSPSSRGVNLDKFFDDVESIKDELKELERLNDHLSSSHEQSKTLHSAKAVRDLRAKMDGDVAMALKKAKLIKVRLEALDRSNAANRSLPGCGPGSSSDRTRTSVVNGLRKKLKDSMESFNELRERISSEYRETVQRRYFTVTGENPDDKTLDLLISTGESETFLQKAIQEQGRGRILDTINEIQERHDAVKDLERHLKDLHQVFLDMAVLVEAQGEQLDDIESQVNRANSFVRGGTERLQTARTYQKNTRKWTCYAIILLLSIIFFVVIFTVRPWENNGGSSGGQNSPTPPSPATTSTPPPPPPQQ, from the exons ATGAACAATCTGTTTTCAGGCTCTTTCACTCGCTTCCGAAGCGAAGAAGGTTCCCCCTACCACCACGCAGTCCAGATGACAGAATCGTCTCCATCCTCCCGCGGTGTCAACCTTGACAAGTTCTTCGACGATGTGGAGTCCATCAAAGACGAGCTGAAAGAGCTGGAGAGGCTGAACGACCACCTTTCCTCGTCTCATGAGCAGAGCAAGACGTTGCACAGCGCGAAAGCCGTGAGAGATTTAAGAGCCAAGATGGATGGGGACGTGGCCATGGCGTTGAAAAAGGCCAAGCTTATCAAAGTTAGGCTGGAAGCGCTTGACCGGTCCAACGCCGCTAACAGGAGCTTGCCTGGGTGTGGACCGGGCTCTTCATCGGACCGGACGAGGACGTCGGTCGTGAACGGGTTGAGAAAGAAGTTGAAGGATTCTATGGAAAGTTTTAACGAGTTGAGAGAGAGGATCTCGTCCGAGTATAGAGAAACTGTTCAGAGAAGATATTTTACGGTTACGGGGGAAAATCCTGATGACAAGACTCTTGATCTTTTGATTTCAACTG GAGAGAGTGAGACTTTCTTGCAAAAAGCCATTCAAGAACAAGGGAGGGGAAGAATTTTGGACACAATCAATGAGATTCAAGAAAGGCATGATGCTGTGAAGGATTTGGAGAGGCATCTCAAGGACTTGCACCAAGTTTTCTTGGACATGGCAGTGCTGGTTGAGGCTCAAGGTGAGCAACTGGATGACATTGAGAGCCAAGTGAACCGAGCTAATTCATTTGTGAGGGGTGGCACTGAGAGGTTGCAAACGGCTAGGACCTACCAGAAAAATACCCGGAAATGGACTTGTTATGCTATCATACTTTTGCTCTCCATCATCTTCTTTGTGGTGATATTCACCGTGAGACCATGGGAAAACAATGGCGGCAGCAGCGGTGGCCAGAACAGCCCAACCCCACCGTCACCAGCAACAACTTCAAcgccacctccacctccacctcaACAATAA
- the LOC107889454 gene encoding uncharacterized protein isoform X1 yields MVVKMMRWRPWPPLVSKKYEVKLIVRRLEGWDLVGEGWEKPEKLKVEIRWKGPKASLSSLRRTVKRNFTKEIDGVDENGIVVWDEEFQTLCNLSAYKDNAFHPWEIAFSALNKLSFLMQGLKQGPKSKVPVVGVASLNLAEHVSAAEQKELELNIPLILSTGAGELCPRLCISLSLLELRIAQEINEPVERALVPFASPLQSGETVAMEKDEISAIKAGLRKVKIFRESVSTRGAKKACREDEGSEGRCSARSDDGEYPLDTDSLDDSEEGESDEVKDDSVVRKSFSYGTLADANYAGGSVYSSMRVSEGDEDWVYYSNRKSDVGCSNVEDSAKLVSEPSLLQSSKRSILSWRKRKLSFRSPKGKGEPLLKKGYGEEGGDDIDFDRRQLSSDESHAPGWLKTDDDSSANRTSISEFGDDSFAIGNWEQKEVVSRDGRMKLKSEVFFASIDQRSERAAGESACTALVAVIADWLQNNHDLMPIKSQFDSLIREGSLEWRNLCENESYRERFPDKHFDLETVLQAKLRPLSVVPRKSFIGFFHPEGVDEGSFDFLHGAMSFDNIWDEISRAGAECQNSDLPEVYIVSWNDHFFVLKVDPEAYYIIDTLGERLYEGCNQAYILKFDRNTVIHKLPNVAQSSGDKSTGDQQVNGKEGCVAGAVGTKPEKSIKSEDSEEVVCQGKKACKEYIKSFLAAIPIRELQADIKKGLMAATPLHHRLQIEFHYTEFSQPLPETSASPMTTSMPLSVEVPLTEIAA; encoded by the exons atgGTGGTGAAGATGATGAGGTGGAGACCATGGCCGCCTCTGGTTTCAAAAAAGTACGAGGTTAAGTTAATTGTAAGAAGATTAGAAGGGTGGGATCTGGTCGGGGAAGGTTGGGAGAAGCCTGAGAAACTAAAGGTCGAGATTCGATGGAAAGGTCCAAAGGCTTCCCTCAGTTCCTTAAGGCGAACGGTTAAGAGGAATTTCACCAAAGAAATCGACGGCGTTGACGAGAACGGCATCGTTGTGTGGGATGAGGAGTTTCAAACCCTTTGTAACTTATCGGCTTATAAAGACAATGCATTTCATCCTTGGGAGATCGCTTTCTCTGCCTTGAAT AAGTTGTCTTTCTTGATGCAGGGTTTGAAGCAGGGACCAAAGAGTAAGGTTCCCGTTGTTGGGGTAGCATCATTGAATCTTGCTGAACATGTCTCTGCTGCTGAGCAGAAAGAGCTTGAGTTAAACATACCTCTCATACTCTCCACCGGTGCTGGAGAGCTTTGCCCCCGACTCTGT ATATCGCTTAGCCTGTTGGAACTAAGAATTGCTCAAGAAATCAACGAGCCTGTAGAGCGAGCATTAGTGCCTTTTGCATCACCTCTCCAGTCTGGAGAAACTGTGGCCATGGAAAAGGATGAGATTTCTGCAATTAAAGCTGGTCTAAGAAAAGTGAAAATTTTTAGAGAGAGTGTTTCTACCAGGGGAGCGAAAAAAGCCTGTCGTGAGGATGAAGGCAGTGAAGGAAGGTGTTCTGCCAGGAGTGATGATGGCGAGTATCCATTGGACACAGATTCACTTGACGATTCCGAGGAAGGAGAATCGGATGAGGTAAAAGATGACTCTGTTGTCAGGAAGTCATTTAGTTATGGTACTCTTGCGGATGCAAATTATGCTGGAGGATCAGTTTACTCTAGCATGAGGGTCAGTGAGGGAGATGAGGATTGGGTGTACTACAGTAATCGTAAGTCGGATGTTGGCTGCTCAAATGTCGAGGATTCTGCTAAACTGGTGTCAGAGCCATCCCTACTGCAGAGTTCCAAGCGCAGCATTTTGTCTTGGAGAAAAAGGAAGCTGAGTTTCAGGTCTCCTAAAGGAAAAGGGGAACCATTGTTAAAGAAGGGCTATGGAGAAGAAGGTGGGGATGACATTGATTTCGACCGCCGGCAGCTCAGCTCTGATGAATCTCATGCACCTGGG TGGCTCAAGACAGATGATGATTCATCTGCAAACCGTACATCTATTTCTGAATTTGGGGATGATAGTTTCGCCATCGGAAATTGGGAACAGAAAGAAGTGGTCAGCCGTGATGGACGCATGAAACTTAAATCGGAGGTCTTTTTTGCTTCTATCGATCAACGGAGTGAGCGAGCAGCTGGTGAAAGTGCTTGTACAGCCCTTGTTGCTGTTATTGCTGATTGGCTTCAGAACAACCATGATCTGATGCCTATTAAGTCTCAATTTGATAGTTTGATCAGAGAGGGCTCATTGGAATGGAGGAACCTCTGTGAGAATGAATCCTACAGGGAGCGTTTCCCTGACAAGCACTTTGATCTTGAGACGGTTCTCCAAGCAAAATTACGTCCTCTTTCTGTAGTGCCAAGAAAGTCCTTTATTGGGTTTTTCCATCCAGAGGGTGTGGATGAGGGAAGTTTTGACTTTTTGCATGGTGCAATGTCTTTTGATAACATATGGGATGAGATTAGTCGTGCTGGTGCGGAATGTCAAAATAGTGATCTCCCCGAGGTTTACATTGTTAGTTGGAATGACCACTTTTTTGTCCTAAAGGTTGACCCAGAAGCTTACTATATTATTGACACGTTAGGAGAGAGGCTTTATGAGGGATGCAATCAAGCATACATCTTGAAATTTGACCGCAATACTGTAATTCACAAGCTACCAAATGTGGCTCAATCATCAGGTGATAAGTCAACGGGTGATCAACAGGTCAATGGGAAGGAGGGTTGTGTTGCAGGGGCTGTAGGAACCAAACCTGAGAAATCAATCAAGAGTGAGGACAGTGAGGAGGTTGTTTGCCAGGGTAAGAAGGCCTGCAAGGAATACATAAAGAGCTTCTTGGCTGCTATACCTATTAGGGAGTTGCAGGCGGATATCAAGAAGGGTCTAATGGCAGCAACACCACTGCATCACCGACTACAGATTGAGTTCCACTATACTGAGTTCTCGCAACCACTACCCGAGACTTCTGCTTCTCCAATGACTACATCCATGCCACTTTCAGTCGAAGTTCCATTAACTGAAATTGCTGCATAG
- the LOC121203033 gene encoding uncharacterized protein At3g28850 produces MLSLLNFFKWFQCISRGFLYLITVIRDQRHGGKVSEETTHATNTSKQGCVFQLNPQGTFSNQISHNLPVVGFKDPKDEETKLEFDVGDQDNITPCTELKGIVAGEDDSQLQVSSETIINDDHSIPEVKEDTEEGPRLTDFEEKCPPGGEDSVVFYTTSLRGIRKTFEDCSSMRFVLDSLKILVQERDVSMDMEFREELWRILGGRVVPPKLFIKGRYIGGADEVFRLHEQGKLKKLLEGIPSNCLCTDCANMRFLVCSNCSGSRKVFTEKQGDELCMKCPDCNENGLVKCPVCC; encoded by the coding sequence ATGTTATCCCTTCTCAATTTCTTTAAGTGGTTCCAATGCATTTCCCGGGGTTTCTTGTATCTTATCACAGTAATAAGAGATCAAAGGCATGGAGGAAAGGTTTCTGAAGAAACCACCCATGCTACCAACACATCGAAACAGGGCTGTGTCTTTCAGCTTAACCCCCAAGGCACCTTCTCCAATCAAATTTCCCATAACCTGCCAGTAGTTGGTTTTAAAGATCCAAAGGATGAAGAAACCAAGTTGGAATTCGATGTAGGGGACCAAGATAACATTACACCCTGCACTGAGTTGAAGGGCATAGTGGCTGGAGAAGATGATTCTCAGCTTCAAGTATCTTCAGAGACCATTATCAATGATGATCATAGCATTCCAGAAGTGAAGGAGGACACTGAAGAAGGTCCACGTTTAACAGATTTTGAAGAGAAATGTCCTCCAGGTGGAGAAGATTCAGTGGTATTCTACACAACAAGCTTGAGAGGAATAAGAAAAACATTTGAAGATTGCAGCAGTATGAGGTTTGTTTTAGACAGTTTGAAGATATTGGTCCAGGAGAGAGATGTTTCAATGGACATGGAATTCAGGGAAGAACTATGGAGGATATTGGGTGGCAGAGTGGTTCCTCCCAAGCTGTTCATCAAGGGCAGATACATAGGAGGAGCTGACGAAGTTTTTCGACTTCATGAGCAAGGAAAGCTGAAGAAGCTGTTGGAAGGGATACCTTCAAACTGCCTGTGCACAGATTGTGCCAATATGAGGTTCCTGGTTTGCTCAAACTGCAGTGGCAGCCGCAAGGTTTTTACAGAAAAACAAGGTGATGAATTGTGCATGAAATGCCCTGATTGTAATGAGAATGGATTGGTTAAATGTCCAGTTTGCTGTTGA